In one window of Brassica rapa cultivar Chiifu-401-42 chromosome A07, CAAS_Brap_v3.01, whole genome shotgun sequence DNA:
- the LOC103829954 gene encoding aldehyde oxidase GLOX — MAELVRYYTPGTVVILILSVLLFSITHADLPGTWELIVQDAGIASMHTAVTRFNTVVLLDRTNIGPSRKALGRHRCRKDPNDVVLKRDCYAHSVLFDLGTNQIRPLMIQTDTWCSSGQFLSDGSLLQTGGDRDGFKKIRKFEPCDPNETCDWVELQDTELITGRWYASNQILPDGSVIIVGGRGTNTVEYYPPRQNGAVPFQFLADVEDKQMDNLYPYVHLLPDDGGNLFIFANSRAVKYDHRLNTVVKEYPPLDGGPRNYPSGGSSAMLAIQGDFATAEILICGGAQSGAFTARAVDAPAHGTCGRIVATAPDPAWVTEEMPFGRIMGDMVNLPTGEILIINGAQAGSQGFEMGSDPCLYPLLYRPDQPIGLRFMTLNPGTVPRMYHSTANLLPDGRILLAGSNPHYFYKFNAEFPTELRIEAFSPEYLSPDRANLRPEIREIPQIVRYGEVFDVFVTVPLPVVETIQINWGSAPFATHSFSQGQRLVKLTVGPSIPDGEGRYRIQCTAPLNGAVSPPGYYMAFAVNQGVPSVARWIRIVL; from the coding sequence ATGGCAGAACTAGTTCGTTATTACACTCCAGGGACCGTAGTTATACTTATTCTATCAGTTCTTCTCTTCTCGATCACACATGCTGATTTACCAGGCACGTGGGAGCTCATAGTACAAGACGCCGGTATAGCCTCTATGCACACGGCGGTTACCCGGTTCAACACGGTGGTTCTTCTCGATCGGACAAATATTGGTCCGTCCAGAAAAGCTCTTGGTCGGCACCGGTGCCGGAAAGACCCAAACGACGTCGTTCTGAAACGTGATTGCTACGCTCATTCGGTTCTATTTGACCTTGGTACAAATCAGATCCGACCACTGATGATCCAAACCGACACGTGGTGCTCTTCGGGTCAGTTTTTATCCGACGGTTCTTTGCTTCAAACGGGTGGGGATAGAGACGGGTTTAAAAAGATCAGGAAGTTCGAACCGTGTGACCCAAACGAAACCTGCGATTGGGTGGAGCTCCAAGACACCGAGTTAATAACCGGACGCTGGTACGCTAGTAACCAGATATTACCGGATGGTTCGGTTATCATCGTCGGTGGGAGAGGAACCAATACGGTTGAGTATTACCCTCCTCGCCAAAACGGCGCCGTTCCGTTTCAGTTTCTTGCTGACGTGGAGGATAAACAGATGGATAATCTCTACCCTTACGTTCATCTCCTCCCCGACGACGGCGGAAACCTCTTCATCTTCGCCAACAGCCGCGCCGTCAAATACGATCACCGCCTAAACACCGTGGTGAAAGAGTATCCGCCTCTAGACGGCGGTCCGAGGAACTATCCATCGGGTGGATCATCAGCGATGCTAGCGATCCAAGGAGATTTCGCCACGGCGGAGATCCTAATATGCGGCGGAGCTCAATCCGGCGCTTTCACAGCGCGTGCCGTTGACGCACCGGCGCACGGAACCTGCGGTCGAATCGTCGCTACCGCGCCGGATCCGGCTTGGGTGACGGAGGAGATGCCGTTCGGGAGGATCATGGGAGATATGGTGAATCTTCCGACGGGAGAGATTCTGATCATAAACGGAGCTCAAGCCGGAAGCCAAGGATTCGAAATGGGATCGGATCCGTGTCTTTACCCGCTTCTATACCGACCCGATCAACCAATCGGTTTACGATTCATGACATTGAATCCAGGAACCGTACCGAGAATGTACCATTCGACGGCGAATCTGTTACCGGACGGTCGAATCCTCCTCGCCGGAAGTAACCCTCACtacttttacaaatttaacGCCGAGTTTCCCACCGAGTTACGTATCGAAGCGTTTTCTCCGGAGTATCTTTCACCGGATCGAGCCAATCTCCGACCCGAGATCCGAGAAATTCCGCAGATCGTGCGATACGGTGAGGTCTTCGATGTGTTCGTGACGGTGCCGTTGCCGGTTGTGGAGACGATTCAGATCAATTGGGGAAGCGCGCCTTTCGCGACTCACTCGTTTTCTCAGGGTCAACGGCTCGTGAAGTTGACCGTTGGGCCATCAATACCTGACGGAGAAGGACGTTACAGGATTCAGTGCACGGCTCCACTTAACGGCGCCGTCTCTCCGCCAGGTTATTACATGGCCTTCGCCGTTAACCAAGGCGTTCCTAGCGTCGCTCGGTGGATACGTATAGTTCTTTGA
- the LOC103829952 gene encoding 40S ribosomal protein S21-2 — MQNEEGVVTELYIPRKCSATNRLITSKDHASVQLNIGHLDADGIYTGQFTTLALCGFVRAQGDADSGVDRLWQKKKVETKQQ, encoded by the exons ATGCAAAACGAAGAAGGTGTCGTCACTGAGCTATACATTCCGAGGAAATG CTCGGCCACAAACAGATTGATCACATCAAAGGATCACGCCTCTGTTCAGCTTAACATTGGTCATCTTGATGCCGATGGTATCTACACTGGCCAGTTCACCACCCTTGCTCTCTGCGGGTTTGTCCGTGCTCAG GGAGACGCAGACAGTGGCGTCGACAGGCTCTGGCAGAAGAAGAAGGTCGAAACCAAACAACAGTGA
- the LOC103829953 gene encoding uracil phosphoribosyltransferase, chloroplastic, producing the protein MAASEGSINGSNRMLVFVPPHPLIKHWISVLRNDQTPCPIFRNAIGELGRLLMYEASREWLPTVVGEIMSPMGAASVEFIDPREPIAVVPILRAGLALAEHASTVLPANKIYHLGISRDEKTLLPSVYLNKLPDEFPKNSRVFLVDPMLATGGTIIAAMDMLKERGLSVQQIKVICAVAAPPALSKLNEKYPGLHVYAGIIDPEVNEKGFIIPGLGDAGDRSFGT; encoded by the exons ATGGCGGCGTCCGAAGGCTCCATTAACGGAAGCAATAGGATGCTG gTGTTCGTTCCACCACATCCTTTGATCAAACACTGGATCTCTGTCCTGAGAAACGACCAAACTCCTTGTCCTATTTTCA GGAATGCAATAGGGGAACTAGGGAGACTGTTGATGTATGAAGCATCTCGAGAGTGGCTG CCAACTGTTGTTGGAGAAATCATGTCTCCGATGGGTGCTGCTTCTGTTGAGTTCATTGATCCTAGAGAGCCTATAGCG GTTGTTCCGATTTTAAGAGCTGGCCTTGCTCTTGCGGAACATGCATCAACAGTTTTGCCtgcaaataaaatatatcatttag GAATAAGTCGGGACGAGAAAACGCTCTTGCCTTCTGTGTATCTTAACAA GCTGCCTGATGAATTTCCCAAGAATTCCAGAGTATTCTTGGTGGACCCAATGCTTGCTACAG GCGGTACGATAATTGCGGcgatggatatgttgaaggaacGTGGTTTGTCTGTTCAGCAAATCAAAGTG ATTTGTGCTGTTGCTGCACCTCCTGCACTATCGAAGCTTAATGAGAAGTACCCCGG GCTTCATGTGTATGCTGGAATCATCGATCCTGAAGTCAATGAAAAGGG GTTTATCATCCCTGGACTTGGAGATGCTGGAGACCGCAGTTTCGGCACATAA
- the LOC103829955 gene encoding protein NRT1/ PTR FAMILY 5.7 — protein sequence MEHNKIDTEFQDSYNDQQKWVLDSSLDSRGEIPVRARTGAWRAALFIIAIEFSERLSYFGIATSLVVYFTTILHQDLKMAVRNANYWSGVTTLMPLLGGFVADAYLGRYATVLLATIIYLMGLILLTLSWFIPGLKPCHEEMCIEPRKAHEIAFFIAIYLISIGTGGHKPSLESFGADQFEDDHPEERKMKMSYFNWWSAGLCAGVLTAVTVIVYIEDRIGWGVAGIILTVVMATSLLIFLIGTPFYRYRAPSGSPLTPMLQVFVAAIAKRHLPYPSDTSLFHELSREEYTKGRLLSSTNNLKFLDKAAIIKNRGSENVMAEKESPWKLATVTKVEELKLLINMIPIWFFTLAFGICATQSSTFFIKQAIVMDRHIGHNFIIPPSSTFALVALSMIISLTVYERLLVPLLRRVTRNERGISILKRIGIGMVFSLITMIIAALIERKRLDYTKHHHMVMSALWLAPQFIVIGIADALTLVGLQEYFYDQVPDSMRSLGIAFYLSVIGAASFVNNLLMTVSDRLAEAISGKSWFGKDLNSSRLDRFYWMLAALTAVNICFFVIVAKRYTYKSVQSSVAVADGGDDVEMASVANTSKYT from the exons ATGGAGCACAACAAGATTGATACAGAGTTTCAAGATTCATACAACGATCAACAGAAATgggttcttgattcttctctcGATAGTAGAGGAGAGATTCCTGTTCGGGCTAGAACCGGAGCTTGGAGGGCTGCACTCTTCATCATTG CAATCGAGTTCAGTGAGAGGCTAAGTTATTTTGGGATCGCTACGAGCTTAGTGGTCTACTTTACGACCATTCTTCACCAAGATCTTAAGATGGCTGTAAGAAATGCAAACTACTGGTCCGGTGTCACTACTTTGATGCCTCTTCTTGGAGGCTTCGTCGCCGATGCTTATCTTGGCCGTTATGCCACTGTCCTACTTGCAACCATCATCTACCTTATG gGTTTGATTCTGTTAACATTATCTTGGTTTATACCGGGATTGAAACCTTGTCATGAAGAAATGTGTATTGAGCCAAGGAAAGCCCATGAAATAGCCTTCTTCATTGCAATCTACTTGATCTCCATAGGCACAGGAGGTCATAAGCCATCCCTTGAGAGCTTTGGAGCTGACCAATTCGAAGATGACCATCCTGAAGAACGTAAGATGAAAATGTCTTACTTTAACTGGTGGAGCGCAGGTCTTTGCGCTGGTGTTTTAACCGCGGTGACTGTCATCGTCTATATTGAAGACCGGATTGGTTGGGGTGTGGCTGGTATCATACTCACCGTAGTCATGGCTACATCACTTTTGATCTTTCTTATTGGTACACCGTTCTATCGTTATCGAGCACCTTCGGGTAGCCCGCTGACCCCGATGTTGCAAGTCTTTGTTGCTGCCATTGCCAAAAGACATCTTCCTTATCCCAGTGATACTTCTCTTTTTCATGAGTTGTCTAGAGAAGAGTATACAAAAGGACGGCTTCTTTCCAGCACAAATAATCTTAA ATTTCTAGACAAAGCAGCCATTATCAAAAACCGAGGAAGTGAAAATGTTATGGCCGAGAAGGAGAGCCCATGGAAACTCGCAACGGTAACAAAAGTAGAAGAACTGAAGCTACTCATCAATATGATTCCAATCTGGTTCTTTACATTAGCCTTTGGCATATGCGCCACCCAAAGCTCCACATTTTTCATCAAACAAGCCATTGTCATGGACCGGCACATCGGTCACAACTTCATAATTCCTCCATCATCCACGTTTGCCCTCGTAGCTCTCTCCATGATTATCTCCTTAACAGTCTACGAGAGACTCCTCGTGCCTCTTTTAAGACGCGTCACAAGAAATGAAAGAGGTATTAGCATTCTAAAAAGAATAGGAATCGGTATGGTTTTCTCCTTAATAACCATGATCATTGCTGCTTTAATTGAGCGAAAAAGATTGGACTATACAAAGCACCATCACATGGTCATGAGTGCTCTATGGTTAGCTCCTCAATTCATAGTTATAGGTATAGCGGACGCACTTACCCTTGTGGGTCTTCAAGAGTATTTCTACGACCAAGTCCCTGATTCAATGAGAAGTTTAGGCATAGCTTTTTACCTTAGTGTGATTGGAGCGGCTAGCTTTGTCAATAATCTTTTGATGACGGTTAGTGATCGTCTGGCTGAGGCAATCTCTGGGAAGAGCTGGTTTGGTAAAGACCTTAATAGCAGCCGCTTGGACCGTTTTTACTGGATGCTAGCCGCTTTGACCGCTGTAAATATATGCTTCTTTGTGATTGTAGCCAAAAGATATACTTACAAGAGTGTTCAATCAAGTGTGGCTGTTGCTGACGGTGGCGATGACGTCGAGATGGCATCGGTGGCTAATACTTCAAAGTATACTTAG